One segment of Trichlorobacter ammonificans DNA contains the following:
- the bcsA gene encoding UDP-forming cellulose synthase catalytic subunit codes for MTWLLLKLRLQRSGGGTTDPDPLLDRHTIASLTVIASALLLYCYYALAGIHLSLEKQYLVGWGCVLLLVLCGRIERFKRPPLRIVFILLSTFVAIRYMIWRTSETLVYDGVLNFIGMALLYLAELYALTLHLLGVFANIWPLETKIIPLPEDTTRYPSVDIFIPTYNEDPEMVKVTATAALNIDYPRELLHIHILDDGATVDKRNDPQNGAGAWERYYTLKRVARELGVNYLTRRRNSKAKAGNLNHALAHTGADLVLVLDCDHVPTRDILKNTVGWFLKDDRLAFVQTPHFFINPNPIEKNIDILKDAPSENEMFYRACHPGLNFWNASFFCGSAAILRRRYLLEVGGVAGETITEDCETALALHQRGYNSVFIPRPMVCGLSPETFDDFILQRSRWAQGMTQMMVLNNPLFARGLKFYQRICYFNNGLFWLFGVSRFIFIVAPAAFLLLNMHVYFASLGQVAAFALPHLFASVILADFLYGKYRWPFLSELYESIQSVFLMPVVFSVFLNPRKPSFKVTPKGKNLENDFLSGLSVPFFLMCSILLLAVPVGVLKWFEYPLHRDVIALTLLWSLYNIGLAMAAFGAFYEKRQIRKSHRLWATGNVLVVFPGSAARVEAAVQDISMSGLGILLPASAAPRSGEQIRIESRDSMGRKHGVNAVIQRIVPRDEGYFCGTEFLATDAAERAEVVRFVYTDSQRWVDYWSRPIPTASPLRMLVFVSAMALKGIRISLVACSQLVLVPVRDTLRNLGTRLFSRLLPDGP; via the coding sequence ATGACCTGGCTACTGCTGAAGCTCCGGCTTCAACGGTCCGGCGGTGGCACAACCGATCCCGACCCCCTGCTGGACCGCCACACCATCGCCAGCCTGACCGTCATCGCAAGCGCCCTGTTGCTCTATTGCTACTACGCGCTGGCCGGTATTCACCTCTCCCTGGAAAAACAGTACCTGGTGGGCTGGGGCTGCGTGCTGCTGCTGGTCCTCTGTGGCAGGATCGAGCGATTCAAGCGGCCGCCGCTGCGGATCGTCTTCATCCTGCTGTCGACGTTCGTGGCTATCCGCTACATGATCTGGCGCACCAGCGAAACCCTGGTGTACGACGGTGTGCTCAACTTCATCGGCATGGCGCTGCTCTACCTGGCCGAACTGTACGCCCTGACCCTGCACCTGCTGGGGGTTTTCGCCAACATCTGGCCCCTTGAAACCAAGATCATCCCCCTTCCCGAGGACACCACCCGTTATCCGTCGGTGGACATCTTCATCCCCACCTACAATGAAGATCCCGAGATGGTGAAGGTCACCGCCACCGCGGCGCTGAACATCGATTATCCCCGGGAGTTGCTGCATATCCATATTCTGGACGACGGCGCCACCGTGGATAAGCGTAACGATCCTCAGAACGGGGCGGGGGCCTGGGAGCGGTATTACACTCTGAAGCGGGTCGCCCGCGAGCTGGGGGTCAACTACCTGACCCGCCGCCGCAACAGCAAGGCCAAAGCCGGCAACCTCAATCACGCCCTGGCCCACACCGGCGCCGACTTGGTGCTGGTGCTGGATTGCGACCATGTTCCCACCCGGGACATCCTGAAGAATACGGTGGGCTGGTTTCTGAAGGATGACAGGCTGGCGTTCGTGCAGACCCCCCACTTTTTCATCAACCCCAACCCGATCGAGAAGAACATCGATATCCTCAAGGATGCTCCCAGCGAAAACGAGATGTTCTACCGGGCCTGCCATCCCGGTCTCAACTTCTGGAACGCCAGTTTTTTCTGCGGCTCGGCGGCGATTCTGCGGCGGCGCTACCTGCTGGAGGTAGGGGGGGTCGCCGGTGAGACCATTACCGAGGACTGCGAGACCGCCCTGGCCCTGCACCAGCGCGGCTACAACAGCGTCTTCATTCCCCGGCCCATGGTGTGCGGGCTGTCGCCGGAAACTTTTGACGACTTCATCCTGCAGCGCAGCCGTTGGGCCCAGGGGATGACCCAGATGATGGTGCTGAACAATCCGCTCTTTGCCCGGGGACTCAAGTTCTACCAGCGGATCTGCTACTTCAACAACGGGCTCTTCTGGCTGTTCGGAGTCTCCCGCTTCATTTTCATCGTGGCGCCGGCGGCTTTCCTGCTGCTGAACATGCATGTCTATTTCGCATCCCTGGGCCAGGTGGCGGCCTTCGCCCTGCCCCACCTGTTCGCTTCGGTCATCCTGGCCGACTTCCTGTACGGCAAGTACCGCTGGCCGTTTCTGTCCGAGCTGTACGAGAGCATCCAGTCGGTATTCCTGATGCCGGTGGTCTTTTCGGTCTTTCTCAATCCCCGCAAGCCCTCCTTCAAGGTGACCCCCAAGGGGAAGAACCTGGAGAACGATTTCCTGAGCGGACTTTCCGTGCCGTTTTTTCTGATGTGCTCCATCCTGCTGCTGGCGGTGCCGGTCGGCGTGCTCAAGTGGTTCGAGTATCCGCTGCACCGCGACGTCATTGCCCTGACGTTGCTCTGGTCACTCTACAATATCGGTCTCGCCATGGCCGCCTTCGGCGCCTTTTACGAGAAGCGGCAGATTCGCAAGAGCCATCGGCTCTGGGCCACGGGAAACGTGCTGGTTGTCTTTCCGGGCTCTGCAGCGCGGGTGGAGGCGGCGGTGCAGGACATTTCCATGTCGGGCCTGGGTATTCTTCTCCCGGCGTCCGCCGCGCCGCGGTCCGGGGAGCAGATCCGTATCGAGTCGCGGGACAGCATGGGCAGAAAACACGGTGTCAACGCGGTAATCCAGCGAATCGTGCCGCGGGATGAGGGATATTTCTGCGGCACCGAGTTCCTGGCGACCGATGCGGCGGAACGGGCCGAGGTGGTCCGCTTTGTCTACACCGACAGTCAGCGCTGGGTCGATTACTGGTCGAGGCCTATCCCCACGGCCAGTCCGTTGCGGATGCTGGTCTTTGTGAGCGCCATGGCGCTGAAGGGAATCAGGATCAGCCTGGTGGCCTGCAGCCAGCTGGTGCTCGTCCCCGTGCGCGACACGCTGCGCAACCTGGGGACGCGACTGTTCTCGCGGCTGCTTCCCGACGGACCATGA
- a CDS encoding cellulose biosynthesis cyclic di-GMP-binding regulatory protein BcsB → MTIRGVLLQVCILAALAGMIIPGGAAAETVRIPLHQLAPARSVDLKCISAEHILQIPIPARWEVKRAVLSFEYVNSTGLLAGASRMAVRLNRTPVAQISLNPQAPEGAVKLVIPGTSFKAGYNDLAFAVAQHYTMDCEQPCAPDLWTTLKLDQAVLEVEFALKPVPLKLSSVGEYLFDPRISPAGAVNLVLENRQADLVSVAGLVTSGIARRFDYRSVRFSTADELQPGRDNVIVGSRKFVEAYLAARGVTPPKIDGPFLKLLHLPLPGAGAGTVDPTRGLLVVSGATINQLRLAAATLAIISPSFPNSDELTATEFKLADIPMHGGKLTVTYDKKYTFKDMNFSTVTLKGFNANAREIAFRLPADVLIKPNLYVDLSLHYAYGAALGPGSVINILLNGKHVRAIPLDNVKGDLIEGYKLRIPTYLFRPGDNYLRIDTAMIPQNNKSCENMLIENLFVTIFENSTLVFPQLPHFAELPNLELFMLNGFPFTRWPDGKGSLFYLTGNDPATVNAALNLAGMISQKNGYPLFGAQYTYTDPKRFDGELIIVGALAAVPETYRQQAPLKLAAESTVPYSFTRNWSSEDTVAVSRQISTLKPGMGALMEFLSPYSEGRTVVLMTAATPNDLEAMSAALTESSVQAASKGDLALVELEAPDFRTTALLVGKKYIAGRSGEVSAIKRYLYYYPWLYYLAMALVIVAMSLLLFHLLKRYRKRRLKGASAASDS, encoded by the coding sequence ATGACTATTCGTGGAGTACTACTGCAGGTCTGCATTCTGGCGGCGCTTGCCGGCATGATCATCCCGGGAGGAGCCGCCGCCGAGACGGTGCGCATTCCCCTGCACCAGCTGGCTCCGGCCCGTTCCGTTGACCTGAAGTGCATCAGCGCCGAACATATCCTGCAGATCCCCATACCGGCCCGCTGGGAGGTGAAGCGGGCGGTGCTCTCCTTTGAGTACGTCAACTCCACCGGTCTGCTGGCCGGTGCGTCACGGATGGCGGTCAGGCTCAACCGCACGCCGGTGGCGCAGATCAGCCTCAACCCCCAGGCGCCCGAAGGGGCGGTGAAACTGGTCATCCCCGGCACCAGTTTCAAGGCCGGCTACAACGACCTGGCCTTTGCCGTTGCCCAGCACTATACCATGGACTGCGAGCAGCCCTGCGCCCCCGACCTCTGGACCACGCTCAAGCTGGACCAGGCGGTGCTGGAGGTCGAGTTCGCCCTCAAGCCGGTGCCGCTCAAACTGTCCTCGGTGGGGGAGTATCTCTTTGATCCGCGCATTTCTCCCGCCGGGGCGGTCAACCTGGTGCTGGAAAACCGCCAGGCCGACCTGGTTTCCGTTGCCGGCCTGGTAACCTCCGGTATTGCCCGGCGTTTCGACTACCGCAGCGTGCGCTTTTCCACCGCCGACGAGCTGCAGCCCGGGCGTGACAACGTTATCGTCGGCAGCAGGAAGTTCGTCGAGGCGTACCTGGCGGCGCGGGGGGTGACCCCGCCGAAGATTGACGGTCCCTTCCTCAAGCTGCTGCATCTGCCGCTGCCGGGGGCAGGCGCCGGTACGGTGGACCCGACCCGCGGCCTGCTGGTGGTTTCGGGCGCCACCATCAACCAGCTGCGGCTGGCGGCAGCAACCCTGGCCATCATCTCCCCCTCCTTCCCCAACAGCGATGAATTGACCGCCACGGAGTTCAAGCTGGCGGACATCCCGATGCACGGCGGCAAGCTGACCGTCACCTACGACAAGAAGTACACCTTCAAGGATATGAACTTCTCCACCGTGACCTTGAAGGGGTTCAATGCCAATGCCCGGGAGATCGCCTTCCGTCTGCCGGCGGATGTGCTGATCAAACCCAACCTGTACGTGGATCTGTCCCTGCACTACGCCTACGGCGCCGCCCTGGGGCCCGGTTCGGTCATCAACATCCTGCTCAACGGCAAGCATGTCCGGGCCATTCCCCTGGACAACGTCAAGGGCGACCTGATCGAGGGGTACAAGCTGCGTATTCCCACCTACCTGTTCAGGCCGGGGGACAACTACCTGCGCATCGATACGGCCATGATCCCGCAGAACAACAAGAGCTGCGAGAACATGCTGATCGAGAACCTGTTCGTAACCATCTTCGAGAACTCCACCCTGGTCTTTCCGCAGTTGCCCCATTTTGCCGAACTGCCCAACCTGGAGCTGTTCATGCTCAACGGGTTTCCCTTCACCCGCTGGCCCGACGGCAAGGGCTCACTTTTCTACCTGACCGGCAACGATCCGGCCACCGTCAACGCCGCCCTGAATCTGGCCGGGATGATCAGTCAGAAAAACGGGTATCCCCTGTTCGGGGCACAGTACACCTATACGGACCCGAAGCGGTTCGACGGCGAGCTGATCATTGTCGGTGCCCTTGCCGCCGTGCCCGAAACCTACCGGCAGCAGGCACCGCTGAAGCTGGCCGCCGAGAGCACGGTCCCCTACTCCTTTACCCGCAACTGGAGCAGCGAGGATACGGTGGCGGTGAGCCGGCAGATCAGTACCCTCAAGCCGGGTATGGGGGCGTTGATGGAGTTTCTCTCCCCCTACAGCGAAGGGCGTACCGTGGTGTTGATGACCGCGGCAACGCCGAACGACCTGGAGGCGATGAGCGCGGCCCTGACCGAGTCGTCGGTGCAGGCGGCCAGCAAGGGGGATCTGGCCCTGGTGGAGCTGGAGGCACCCGACTTCAGGACCACTGCCCTGCTGGTGGGGAAAAAGTACATTGCCGGACGCTCAGGAGAGGTTTCCGCCATCAAACGCTACCTCTACTACTACCCCTGGCTCTACTACCTGGCCATGGCGCTGGTGATCGTTGCCATGAGCCTGCTGTTGTTCCACCTGCTCAAGCGCTACCGCAAACGGAGGCTCAAAGGTGCGTCTGCCGCGTCTGATAGCTGA
- a CDS encoding glycosyl hydrolase family 8: MRLPRLIAEGLVALVLLLATAPAHGGDHDAAPAAALWQAYKHAFLQQDGRVIDRQQNGISHSESQGYGLLLALRYDDRPAFAAMARWTEDNLRMRRDGLLSWSWGKRVTGQWGVIDCNNATDGDLLVAYALLRGGERWQAPEYRRMGLALVRAIREHLAVTHRERTYLLPAYYGFQQEGVLVLNPSYQVFAAYRLFARVDDRSFWERVHRDSLPLVQATRSGRMKLPADWVALDANGVAPWKERPPLFGYEAIRVLLYLAWEPQPRFPEGLQELLRLYQRTGRLPASVDLKTGTFSREEASAGFYGVYALAAEKSGNGPLAAQLRARALEKAAAEKDRYYSMSLLLLALCPPEP, translated from the coding sequence GTGCGTCTGCCGCGTCTGATAGCTGAGGGACTTGTCGCCCTGGTGCTGTTGCTGGCGACCGCGCCGGCCCATGGCGGGGACCATGACGCCGCCCCGGCTGCCGCCCTCTGGCAGGCGTACAAGCATGCCTTTCTCCAGCAGGATGGGCGGGTGATCGACCGGCAGCAGAACGGGATCAGCCACTCTGAAAGCCAGGGGTATGGCCTGCTGCTGGCCCTGCGGTATGACGACCGCCCGGCCTTTGCGGCCATGGCGCGCTGGACGGAGGACAACCTGCGGATGCGCAGGGACGGCCTGCTGTCCTGGTCCTGGGGCAAGCGGGTCACCGGCCAGTGGGGGGTCATCGACTGCAACAACGCCACCGACGGCGACCTGCTGGTGGCCTACGCCCTGCTCCGGGGGGGCGAGCGGTGGCAGGCGCCGGAGTACCGGCGGATGGGGCTCGCGCTGGTGCGGGCGATCCGGGAGCATCTGGCGGTGACCCACCGGGAGCGCACCTACCTGCTGCCCGCCTATTACGGATTTCAGCAGGAGGGGGTGTTGGTGCTCAACCCTTCCTACCAGGTTTTTGCCGCCTACCGTCTCTTTGCCCGGGTCGACGACCGGAGCTTCTGGGAACGGGTGCACCGGGACAGCCTGCCGCTGGTGCAGGCGACCCGGTCCGGCCGGATGAAGCTGCCCGCCGACTGGGTGGCTCTCGATGCCAACGGCGTGGCTCCCTGGAAGGAGCGGCCCCCGCTCTTCGGGTACGAAGCGATCCGGGTGCTGCTCTACCTGGCCTGGGAGCCACAGCCGCGCTTTCCCGAGGGGCTGCAGGAACTGCTGCGGCTCTACCAGCGCACCGGGAGACTGCCGGCCAGCGTTGATCTGAAAACAGGGACCTTTTCCCGTGAGGAGGCATCGGCCGGCTTCTACGGGGTCTACGCCCTGGCGGCGGAAAAGTCGGGCAACGGTCCCCTTGCCGCACAGCTCCGGGCCCGGGCCCTTGAAAAAGCTGCCGCGGAAAAGGACCGTTACTACTCCATGAGCCTGCTGTTACTGGCACTGTGCCCCCCCGAACCATGA
- a CDS encoding tetratricopeptide repeat protein: protein MKRAIRLLRSSRLLLTLLFAATATQAGAADFSIQAGAFADRRNADSLVTALQRAKHQAGYSCNGNGLYVVHTGRYDSRDSARREAQLLVAARLIEGYLVVPFAGVSAGESCGMRPRTSNAASLVNRSPVPEGGRKPLIRGINGTTAAAGRTRQVVSQQPQRVAEMSARAPENTTLHRVSPVQIAHGSGGETVQVMTQSPGIIEQREHGGRIVPAQAEPQTQLSTASQAGGGPLVAAWEQYRAGAVTAAAALFRQSIQQPELADEASFGLALCHRADKESSKAQALLEGLVKKHFRLRETVPALLGILLERQEMRKAADYLALLGGRERAVWQARIEQEVFIQEFRQLQAALEPTAALAFVNRHDAFLQQCRMADQFNRVAGYLAQREQRAEAAAIYRRLLACSDDEGMRLGMLYSLKPLVPADELLALAERQQHVAGVSATQRGKLVTFRLELLQERLTAEPEQAERHARAILALQPEHRGALAALGWWHFKGERYKEAYDCFSRLSRLPGRHSEHLEGMILSLVKLEQFDEALTVARLNSADRRIASLAEEVQLQLLWNRLAAQPPDSPEIEALVNAILQIRPDNENVRVVRAWWHYNRQEFEQAYREFSDLLARNPLGDGYAYGLVRTLAKLGRYDEAVAAAAANRQHDQRLTALETEIRREWAQRAYEQQRYREAELQFAKVVEADPDDEESKILLDSSRYRQTLLAKLVSPLAGLPGHSWGSVYHDLQGPAGTGGSFLLNQGIDWVRLPGDVVLRTYGEVWYRARSKEPRYHDLVGQAAGIELRKEMFRLGAEYAAEQYTRQDKHNSGAVLFLSWYRDWYRYLYDRSDDAGWFNPQSLSGSTYGRISQDLGGNTGTTATGSVSQGIDWLTLPGATLLSSFLEYRFSFRSGDNYYYNEHGPVVGTELQKAPFRAGIEYYWQHETERQRHNQRATVYLKWYYDWNLKPNK, encoded by the coding sequence ATGAAGAGGGCGATCCGCCTCCTGCGCTCGTCCCGACTGCTGCTGACACTGCTCTTCGCGGCAACGGCCACCCAGGCCGGAGCCGCCGACTTCAGCATCCAGGCGGGAGCCTTCGCCGACCGACGTAATGCCGACAGCTTGGTAACGGCACTGCAACGGGCTAAGCACCAGGCTGGCTATTCCTGCAACGGAAACGGTCTGTACGTTGTCCATACGGGGCGGTACGACAGCCGGGACTCGGCGCGGCGAGAAGCGCAGCTCCTGGTGGCCGCACGGCTGATCGAAGGGTATCTGGTGGTGCCGTTTGCCGGTGTGTCCGCCGGTGAGTCCTGCGGGATGCGGCCACGGACGTCAAATGCGGCGTCTTTGGTCAACCGCTCTCCGGTTCCCGAGGGGGGGCGGAAACCTTTAATCAGGGGTATTAACGGCACGACCGCGGCGGCCGGCCGGACGCGGCAGGTCGTGTCCCAGCAGCCACAACGTGTTGCTGAAATGTCCGCCAGAGCGCCGGAGAACACTACGCTGCACCGTGTCAGTCCGGTGCAGATAGCCCACGGAAGCGGCGGTGAGACGGTGCAGGTAATGACCCAGTCCCCGGGGATCATCGAGCAGCGGGAACATGGCGGCAGAATCGTGCCAGCCCAGGCCGAGCCACAGACCCAGCTGTCGACAGCCTCGCAAGCGGGTGGAGGACCGCTTGTCGCTGCCTGGGAACAGTACCGTGCCGGTGCGGTGACGGCTGCAGCAGCTCTGTTCCGGCAATCGATCCAGCAGCCGGAGCTTGCCGATGAGGCTTCCTTCGGTCTGGCCCTCTGTCATCGTGCCGACAAGGAGAGCAGCAAGGCCCAAGCACTGCTGGAAGGGCTGGTGAAGAAGCATTTCCGCCTTCGCGAAACGGTGCCGGCGCTCCTGGGCATACTGCTTGAACGGCAGGAGATGCGCAAAGCCGCCGACTACCTCGCCCTGCTTGGGGGGCGGGAGCGGGCGGTCTGGCAGGCCCGCATTGAGCAGGAGGTGTTCATCCAGGAGTTCCGGCAGCTTCAGGCGGCGCTGGAGCCGACGGCCGCGCTTGCCTTTGTGAACCGGCATGATGCTTTCTTGCAGCAGTGCCGAATGGCCGATCAGTTTAACCGCGTTGCCGGTTATCTGGCGCAGCGGGAGCAACGGGCGGAAGCGGCGGCAATCTATCGCCGGCTGCTTGCCTGCAGCGATGACGAGGGGATGCGGTTGGGGATGCTCTACTCCCTCAAGCCGCTGGTACCGGCCGATGAGCTGCTGGCCCTGGCAGAGCGGCAGCAGCACGTTGCGGGAGTATCGGCGACGCAACGCGGCAAGCTTGTGACATTCCGGCTGGAACTGCTGCAGGAACGCCTCACGGCGGAGCCGGAGCAGGCGGAGCGACATGCCCGGGCCATTCTCGCCCTGCAGCCTGAGCACCGGGGAGCCCTGGCGGCGCTTGGGTGGTGGCACTTTAAGGGAGAACGCTACAAGGAGGCCTATGACTGCTTCAGCCGCCTGAGCCGCCTGCCGGGACGGCATAGCGAGCACCTGGAGGGAATGATCCTCTCGTTGGTGAAGCTGGAGCAGTTCGACGAGGCCTTGACCGTGGCGCGGCTGAACAGCGCAGACCGCAGAATCGCCTCCCTGGCGGAGGAGGTGCAGCTCCAGCTGCTCTGGAACCGGTTGGCCGCACAGCCGCCGGACTCGCCGGAAATCGAGGCGCTGGTCAATGCCATTCTGCAGATCCGGCCGGACAATGAGAATGTCCGGGTGGTACGTGCCTGGTGGCACTACAACCGGCAGGAGTTCGAGCAGGCGTACCGGGAGTTCAGCGACCTGCTGGCGCGCAATCCCCTCGGGGATGGTTACGCCTACGGCCTGGTGCGTACCCTTGCCAAATTGGGGCGTTATGACGAGGCGGTCGCCGCTGCCGCTGCCAACCGGCAGCACGACCAGCGTCTGACCGCCCTGGAAACCGAGATCCGCCGCGAATGGGCGCAGCGTGCCTATGAGCAGCAGCGGTATCGGGAGGCGGAACTTCAGTTTGCCAAGGTAGTGGAGGCGGACCCCGACGATGAGGAGTCAAAGATACTGCTTGATTCCAGCAGATACCGGCAGACCCTGCTGGCAAAGCTGGTATCGCCCCTGGCGGGATTGCCCGGCCATAGCTGGGGCTCGGTCTACCACGATCTGCAGGGGCCGGCCGGAACCGGCGGCTCGTTCCTGCTCAACCAGGGGATTGACTGGGTACGGCTGCCCGGGGACGTGGTGCTGCGCACCTACGGCGAGGTCTGGTACCGCGCTCGCAGCAAGGAACCGCGCTATCACGATCTGGTCGGGCAGGCCGCCGGGATCGAACTGCGCAAGGAGATGTTCCGGCTGGGGGCGGAGTACGCCGCCGAGCAGTACACCCGGCAGGACAAGCACAACAGCGGGGCAGTGCTGTTCCTCTCCTGGTACCGGGATTGGTACCGTTACCTGTACGACCGCAGCGACGATGCCGGCTGGTTCAACCCCCAGTCCCTCTCCGGCTCCACCTATGGCCGGATTTCCCAGGACCTTGGCGGCAATACCGGCACCACCGCCACCGGCAGCGTCAGCCAGGGGATCGACTGGCTCACCCTGCCGGGTGCCACGCTGCTCAGCTCTTTTCTGGAGTACCGCTTCAGTTTCAGGAGCGGTGACAATTACTACTACAACGAACACGGTCCGGTGGTGGGAACGGAACTGCAGAAAGCACCGTTCAGGGCCGGCATTGAGTACTACTGGCAGCACGAGACCGAGCGGCAGCGTCATAACCAGCGCGCCACCGTCTACCTGAAGTGGTACTACGACTGGAACCTGAAACCGAACAAGTGA
- the bcsG gene encoding cellulose biosynthesis protein BcsG, whose protein sequence is MKQLAGTIGRHIDATDQIMLWNVYFLIKICLYAIDAINLNVGTNLLLFLAILLPLPRRGWWRSCRTTALAVAAVLVLWHESWLPSPGDTYRLLADHGLPSVAYMGSFMKGAVSMSVVCSFGVVVVVSYLLRSFKRVSIVAMAAVITVSPLLKGFGDPARPGGVIQVEEAEAAEKDPAKYLESFYARESERMIVFKQPQAGSVPFDVVVLHLCSLSWDDLEQIGMSPESPFFREFDYLFTNFNSATGYSGPAVMRLLQANGGQRSHGDVHGSATPKEYFLFESLASLGYERYIAMDHDGKYGNYNSALKKNGLNGARLINHDSLSSAAVFFDGKTPLYSDQAMFRKWLDVRNGSKAERAALYFNSVLMHAGTHWVGEKKWAGRDPRDQYKDVASVVQKDIVRMIDLLKASKRNTVLVLVSEHGRALTGSPFQPPDMRDVPLPKITKVPMAVKLIGPKFNGARVNQTVVSKPTSYFAISWLLARFMERSPFGPTAETPQELAGRIPRTDFVAENDSGKVVEIAGVYHYLGKTKRWVQLTPAQLK, encoded by the coding sequence GTGAAACAGCTCGCGGGAACCATCGGTCGGCATATCGACGCAACGGATCAGATCATGCTTTGGAATGTGTACTTCCTGATCAAGATCTGCCTGTACGCGATCGACGCCATCAACCTGAATGTCGGGACGAATCTGCTGCTGTTCCTGGCCATCCTGCTGCCGTTACCCCGGCGGGGGTGGTGGCGGAGCTGCCGCACCACGGCTCTGGCCGTTGCGGCAGTACTGGTGCTCTGGCATGAATCATGGCTGCCGTCGCCGGGTGACACGTATCGTTTGCTCGCGGACCACGGCCTGCCGTCGGTTGCGTATATGGGATCTTTCATGAAGGGAGCGGTCAGTATGTCGGTGGTGTGTTCTTTCGGAGTGGTGGTGGTGGTGAGTTATCTGTTGCGTTCCTTTAAGCGGGTGTCGATTGTCGCCATGGCGGCGGTGATCACCGTGTCCCCCCTCTTGAAGGGGTTCGGCGATCCCGCCCGTCCCGGTGGTGTGATCCAGGTTGAGGAAGCGGAGGCGGCGGAGAAGGACCCGGCGAAATACCTGGAGTCGTTTTACGCCCGCGAGTCGGAGCGGATGATCGTCTTCAAGCAGCCGCAGGCCGGCAGCGTCCCCTTCGATGTGGTGGTGCTGCATCTCTGCTCGCTCTCCTGGGACGACCTGGAGCAGATCGGCATGTCGCCGGAGAGTCCGTTCTTCCGGGAGTTCGACTACCTGTTCACCAATTTCAACTCCGCCACCGGCTACAGCGGTCCGGCGGTGATGCGGCTTTTGCAGGCCAATGGCGGTCAACGCAGCCACGGCGACGTGCACGGCAGCGCCACCCCCAAGGAGTACTTTCTGTTCGAGAGCCTGGCTTCGCTGGGCTATGAGCGTTACATCGCCATGGATCATGACGGAAAATACGGCAACTACAACAGCGCGTTGAAGAAGAACGGCCTGAACGGCGCCCGGTTGATCAACCACGACTCGCTCTCCTCGGCGGCGGTGTTCTTCGACGGCAAGACCCCCCTCTACAGCGACCAGGCCATGTTCAGGAAATGGCTGGATGTGCGCAACGGTTCAAAGGCGGAGCGGGCGGCACTGTACTTCAATTCCGTGCTGATGCATGCGGGCACCCACTGGGTCGGCGAGAAGAAATGGGCCGGCCGTGACCCGCGGGACCAGTACAAGGATGTGGCTTCGGTGGTACAGAAGGACATTGTCAGGATGATCGACCTGCTCAAGGCGTCCAAACGCAACACCGTGCTGGTGCTGGTTTCCGAGCATGGCCGGGCCCTGACCGGCAGCCCCTTCCAGCCCCCCGACATGCGGGACGTTCCCCTGCCCAAGATCACGAAGGTGCCGATGGCGGTCAAGCTGATCGGGCCCAAGTTCAACGGTGCCCGGGTCAATCAGACGGTGGTGAGCAAGCCCACCAGCTATTTTGCCATCTCCTGGCTGCTGGCGCGCTTCATGGAGCGCAGTCCCTTCGGCCCCACGGCGGAAACACCCCAGGAGCTGGCGGGCCGCATTCCCCGGACCGATTTCGTGGCTGAGAACGACAGCGGCAAGGTCGTTGAGATAGCGGGTGTCTACCACTACCTCGGCAAAACCAAGCGTTGGGTGCAGCTGACGCCGGCCCAGTTGAAGTGA
- a CDS encoding diacylglycerol/lipid kinase family protein, whose protein sequence is MTSHLIVNTQAGGYRPELILRLGRELADAGHSPRLHLVSTLAEARETAAAIQATEPHPYLLVAAGDGTINAVLNGLVPGRATLAVIPVGTANVLALELGIRSVDEALQRIRSGNRRPLAVGVVTSGGSRRYFSLMAGIGCDGAVVAAVNWREKQVLKKGAYLLAAMRTLRGWDRGTMTVTVGQERMTCHSVIVSNAARYGGDLLLAPGQDVAVPTLSVVCICSNRRRTYLRLALRFLLGFGLSGPDVRRRFGRELSIEGTKPIQVDGDAIGCAPARIGVIERFAQIIR, encoded by the coding sequence GTGACCTCGCACCTGATCGTCAATACCCAGGCGGGGGGCTACCGCCCCGAGTTGATCCTCCGCCTGGGGCGCGAACTGGCGGATGCGGGGCACAGTCCCCGTCTGCACCTGGTCAGTACCCTTGCTGAGGCACGGGAAACCGCCGCCGCCATCCAGGCAACGGAGCCGCATCCCTACCTGCTGGTGGCGGCAGGGGACGGCACCATCAACGCCGTCCTGAACGGGCTTGTGCCGGGCAGGGCGACGCTGGCGGTCATACCCGTCGGCACCGCCAATGTGCTGGCCCTTGAACTGGGCATCCGTTCCGTCGACGAGGCGCTGCAGCGGATTCGCAGCGGCAACCGGCGTCCCTTGGCGGTAGGGGTTGTCACAAGCGGCGGCAGCCGGCGCTATTTCAGCCTGATGGCCGGTATCGGCTGTGATGGTGCGGTGGTGGCGGCAGTCAACTGGCGGGAAAAACAGGTGCTCAAGAAGGGGGCCTACCTGCTGGCGGCAATGCGTACGCTCAGGGGGTGGGATCGCGGGACCATGACCGTGACCGTGGGGCAGGAACGGATGACCTGCCATTCCGTCATCGTCAGCAACGCCGCACGCTATGGCGGCGACCTGCTGCTGGCGCCGGGGCAGGACGTGGCGGTGCCGACCCTCAGCGTCGTCTGTATCTGCAGCAACCGGCGCAGGACCTACCTGCGCCTTGCTCTGCGTTTTCTGCTGGGCTTCGGTCTCTCCGGCCCCGATGTCCGCCGCCGGTTCGGACGGGAGCTGTCCATTGAGGGCACGAAGCCGATACAGGTGGATGGCGACGCCATCGGCTGCGCCCCCGCCCGGATCGGCGTCATCGAGCGTTTCGCCCAGATCATCCGTTAG